Proteins encoded within one genomic window of Oncorhynchus keta strain PuntledgeMale-10-30-2019 chromosome 12, Oket_V2, whole genome shotgun sequence:
- the LOC118370387 gene encoding H/ACA ribonucleoprotein complex subunit 2-like protein translates to MTKVKEEKAIKEDAGATETGVTEKSYLELIANMNPIANPLATKKLSKKLYKCVKKASKLKQIRRGVKEVQKFINKGETGIVVLAGDTLPIDVYCHLPVMCEDRSLPYAYIPSKVDLGLSAGSKRPTCVIMIKSHEDYKEAYDACFDEVSALPKPL, encoded by the exons ATGACAAAGGTAAAGGAGGAAAAGGCCATCAAGGAGGATGCTGGAGCGACGGAGACCGGAGTGACAGAGAAATCATATCTAGAGTTGATCGCAAACATGAACCCAATCGCGAATCCACTGGCCACCAAGAAGCTAAGCAAGAAACTTTACAAATGTGTAAAAAAGG CATCCAAGCTCAAACAAATTCGCAGAGGAGTGAAAGAAGTCCAGAAGTTCATCAACAAAGGAGAAACTGG CATTGTGGTGTTGGCTGGGGATACTCTTCCAATCGATGTTTACTGCCATCTACCAGTCATGTGTGAGGACAGGAGTTTGCCATATGCCTACATTCCCTCAAAAGTG GACCTTGGTTTGTCTGCTGGCTCAAAGCGGCCCACCTGCGTCATCATGATCAAATCTCATGAGGACTATAAGGAGGCCTATGATGCGTGTTTCGACGAGGTTTCTGCCCTGCCTAAACCCCTCTGA